The following are from one region of the Etheostoma spectabile isolate EspeVRDwgs_2016 chromosome 17, UIUC_Espe_1.0, whole genome shotgun sequence genome:
- the wu:fc17b08 gene encoding ligand-dependent corepressor isoform X3, with the protein MASQCKRQQCSIDRRGFRQELDSWRHKLIRCVGFESILEGLFGPELVEDLKLFKDFEPTAVSDWSFDENCLFCCLRRDKVKEHLIGLSNEGLENTPKPLLVKDPTTISKLEKQAEEFLNAVLCRKDTPNFSDPHIPVVAREILQRMIRQFAAEYTSKTSSPQDSGSDSQPCSDQSLPTPPLLLGALPSTSPAPPLAGPAHNQNPVLSKLLMADQDAPLDLTIKRPLAVPSEQDGVLDLSIKKNRYSSSTLPVRSPCLSPATSTLKGRSLRADGQVGLFMRSLQDGRMRENIGHSTRYKPSSSLAYSLHIKEEPNLESDPESPLSNSSGPTNLFKNGSATWNFKSHFGALLKLKTNSEASEHLKDIPKLLEAAGLWTKPLAYEKVNLHEACRDHCISPSQSSSFDLKIPQVRVLATATDPSWDSLSNAYSGSACDNGLGKALCSILPRQIQKKSSGGFSSSGSEKEYWPYNTDHKALRRSFLLDSESDPGNKQPRKKRGRYRQYNTDLLEEAIEVVMGGKMSVSKAQTIYGIPHSTLEYKVKERLGTLKHPPKKKLKLINVEEQGVSRSPERKELQNSQHIVSEKRESASEENRNDFHDGSLSSNE; encoded by the exons GTTTTGAGAGCATTCTCGAAGGTCTGTTTGGTCCAGAGCTGGTAGAAGACCTAAAATTATTTAAGG ACTTCGAACCTACAGCAGTGTCTGATTGGTCATTTGATGAAAATTGTCTATTCTGCTGTTTGAGACGAGACAAAGTAAAG GAACACTTAATTGGCTTAAGCAACGAAGGGCTTGAAAATACACCTAAACCTCTCCTGGTTAAAGATCCGACCACAATCAGCAAACTAGAGAAACAAGCCGAGGAATTTCTCAATGCAGTCCTCTGCAGAAAAG aTACACCAAATTTCTCGGACCCACACATTCCAGTAGTGGCCCGAGAGATCCTTCAGAGAATGATCCGACAGTTTGCTGCCGAATATACCTCAAAAACCAGCTCCCCTCAGGACAGTGGCTCTGATTCCCAGCCTTGCTCTGACCAAAGCCTACCAACCCCACCATTGCTCTTAGGGGCTCTTCCTTCTACCAGCCCTGCTCCCCCCCTAGCCGGGCCTGCACACAACCAGAACCCAGTCCTCAGCAAGCTCCTCATGGCTGACCAGGATGCTCCACTTGACCTCACCATCAAGAGGCCCCTGGCTGTGCCTAGTGAACAAG ATGGAGTTCTTGACTTATCTATTAAAAAGAACCGCTATAGTAGCAGCACCCTGCCTGTCCGTAGTCCCTGCCTTTCTCCAGCCACATCCACGCTTAAAGG GCGATCCTTGAGAGCGGACGGGCAAGTCGGGCTGTTTATGAGGAGCCTACAGGATGGGAGGATGAGGGAGAATATTGGCCACTCCACCCGTTATAAGCCATCCTCATCTCTTGCATACTCGCTGCACATCAAAGAAGAGCCCAATCTTGAGAGCGACCCAGAGTCACCTCTCAGCAACAGCTCTGGACCTACTAACCTTTTCAAAAATGGATCTGCTACCTGGAATTTTAAAAGTCATTTTGGGGCCCTCCTCAAACTTAAAACCAACAGTGAGGCTAGTGAGCACCTTAAAGACATACCCAAATTGTTGGAAGCTGCTGGACTTTGGACAAAGCCACTTGCCTATGAGAAAGTAAACCTTCACGAGGCCTGCAGGGACCACTGCATCTCCCCTTCTCAGTCATCATCTTTCGACCTCAAGATTCCTCAGGTGCGAGTTTTAGCAACGGCCACGGACCCGTCTTGGGATTCCCTGTCCAACGCGTATTCGGGATCAGCTTGTGATAACGGTCTGGGAAAGGCACTTTGTTCCATTCTACCGAGGCAGATCCAGAAAAAGAGCAGTGGAGGTTTTAGTAGCTCAGGTTCAGAGAAGGAATACTGGCCTTACAACACTGACCACAAAGCCTTGCGGAGAAGTTTTCTACTGGATTCAGAGTCAGACCCAGGTAACAAGCAGCCAAGGAAGAAACGGGGGCGATATCGACAGTACAACACTGACCTGCTTGAAGAGGCTATTGAGGTGGTGATGGGTGGAAAAATGAGTGTGTCTAAAGCCCAAACGATCTATGGCATTCCACACAGCACTCTGGAATACAAAGTTAAGGAGCGACTGGGAACCTTGAAACatcccccaaaaaagaaactgaagcTGATAAATGTAGAGGAACAGGGTGTTTCACGGTCTCCAGAGAGGAAAGAACTCCAAAACTCCCAGCACATTGTttcagagaaaagagagagtgcATCTGAAGAGAACAGAAATGATTTCCATGATGGAAGCCTCTCATCAAATGAATGA
- the wu:fc17b08 gene encoding uncharacterized protein wu:fc17b08 isoform X1, producing the protein MASQCKRQQCSIDRRGFRQELDSWRHKLIRCVGFESILEGLFGPELVEDLKLFKDFEPTAVSDWSFDENCLFCCLRRDKVKEHLIGLSNEGLENTPKPLLVKDPTTISKLEKQAEEFLNAVLCRKDTPNFSDPHIPVVAREILQRMIRQFAAEYTSKTSSPQDSGSDSQPCSDQSLPTPPLLLGALPSTSPAPPLAGPAHNQNPVLSKLLMADQDAPLDLTIKRPLAVPSEQDGVLDLSIKKNRYSSSTLPVRSPCLSPATSTLKGESTELPIAKARDLQSTSTLEQFIAKLCPHHQRQIVDAIGFLQTEVKALASSNTQQACNSGIQRPACSAAKSSAITPEKSCSGQRFPSESTPKSEVQDVSHSFPSSCAIKNVPENAVSLKTTAGPALDLCSPGSESNQALVTPTPTPVDAENNRHGDHAPLKMKIMTSNIAAGKKLSCVLNASLSSHSDTLEERQGNSNSSNKTENHSARLSSFVKRHNPISHTHQARPREILGHAKDKPANLFSVHMTIPSDSPRTARKTIRSSSDHRIRDSACREMADPDLGHCDIVFIDKPITECFKEQQCSMLPRRNARKSTRGHTYSDEIWELKTVRTLAGRGNCPNPIPELITLVTPKQILSKPEGVPPVDMLFAGACRETMNKQMSTQESDESAIPGTGDVVEVAASEIDVIVETSQTDPCQSKGQSAPSSPIRSPTENNETDINTTVEQNTTADLDRTGSEESVTQAPFEAEKDNEPEPQENIRECTEQIVPEAVVEPLEDTTLEEDEPQLSSDKLHNSEPVLQQNSAPSPVDQIEEEMEENKMEERPDEQRPELQTETQMHYDNFEVTEKLNTTGSAEEPNVKEAEIKKPEAVDDVMFLETEGENDDDVSSKSLDALLKELPPWRRKRGSVVSLPKRLRKTEGVVVGFVNGRPISASDRSLRRRSRTSTTSSNKTPVKSSQNVSNKTSVDSTIDSTVDNKKLEKPLPEADIGVKSIETTAGIQQVKEPTSVTPSSPTSPSSTKQIQKQKKGQRDQDSLPVLSHPRQLRSASQRPAGTPVSPPKSNAVPSISSPKSTASRALSSTEHLPLPPSLPPTSSPPIRSSSSETSEQSQQNKVPETTVELNIENTQQLGTTSEEIQTNKVENRLQAKQKLRSTKAVVDEGKNEKPQLSSKGSSPVMTEMQTQIMPLRSKRVLRKEAEVSDVSFPQKPNVASLEDRSASGDDSCSSISGKPTRMPLRSESSKAEVSHQSVTHSSSVDTKKLALRSQRLVVPSTSALTGAGRQSDIASPIRIKPEKITKAQVKPLPVSVLPNSSSVPVITPRPEPPKQANKFFETLTGEENQHLITNLNIKYDKMQKGWVQMDKEGQPATKYKNKADRQAAIWKSKRRARKSKSSEHQKYSPVQMLFMKGFNLTSICRWFLETTETKSLVIVKKVNTRLPSETQLCFHSSSSASGTSQGVFPSLQAERLKKHLKKFAIASPVKSNPKSQKLIAKALEQEANAVKGKEKRDPPSTTQTLTKSHSSAKAHGEINESQKSSGKSKNPASARILRKYSNIREKMQVQQTNVRLKEASKTLKPNMNRLATKKSAAKSIMKPSLKTQKSPSPVGKQMKALAAKIERRKTLAGKKTTKYPVQQRAVKAQSSSRASRDATKKDLPKRCSQRLGSPKISENNPVDTSKSKVDNKKLIEAEKAEVEKPTLYKGSAADIQTKESSQSNFAEIKATEFAVGTPQQSMDVKAPTSPDQVLTRSQRKMEAAVLSSGSPSNASKKATKSPKTQNASPKPVRKAEGATMTRRGALKSPADNRRQAALLPRSGTKSATKRAQELLETPAKRTRTSFLK; encoded by the exons GTTTTGAGAGCATTCTCGAAGGTCTGTTTGGTCCAGAGCTGGTAGAAGACCTAAAATTATTTAAGG ACTTCGAACCTACAGCAGTGTCTGATTGGTCATTTGATGAAAATTGTCTATTCTGCTGTTTGAGACGAGACAAAGTAAAG GAACACTTAATTGGCTTAAGCAACGAAGGGCTTGAAAATACACCTAAACCTCTCCTGGTTAAAGATCCGACCACAATCAGCAAACTAGAGAAACAAGCCGAGGAATTTCTCAATGCAGTCCTCTGCAGAAAAG aTACACCAAATTTCTCGGACCCACACATTCCAGTAGTGGCCCGAGAGATCCTTCAGAGAATGATCCGACAGTTTGCTGCCGAATATACCTCAAAAACCAGCTCCCCTCAGGACAGTGGCTCTGATTCCCAGCCTTGCTCTGACCAAAGCCTACCAACCCCACCATTGCTCTTAGGGGCTCTTCCTTCTACCAGCCCTGCTCCCCCCCTAGCCGGGCCTGCACACAACCAGAACCCAGTCCTCAGCAAGCTCCTCATGGCTGACCAGGATGCTCCACTTGACCTCACCATCAAGAGGCCCCTGGCTGTGCCTAGTGAACAAG ATGGAGTTCTTGACTTATCTATTAAAAAGAACCGCTATAGTAGCAGCACCCTGCCTGTCCGTAGTCCCTGCCTTTCTCCAGCCACATCCACGCTTAAAGG tgAGTCTACAGAGTTGCCTATTGCAAAGGCAAGAGACCTACAGTCGACCTCCACGCTGGAACAATTCATAGCCAAACTCTGTCCCCACCATCAGAGACAGATTGTAGATGCCATAGGTTTTCTACAGACAGAGGTCAAAGCACTGGCATCTTCTAATACACAGCAAGCCTGTAACTCTGGGATCCAAAGACCTGCTTGCTCCGCTGCAAAATCCAGCGCAATCACACCTGAGAAGTCATGCTCTGGGCAGAGGTTTCCCAGTGAATCCACTCCCAAGTCAGAAGTCCAGGATGTGTCCCATTCTTTCCCAAGCAGCTGTGCCATTAAAAATGTTCCAGAGAATGCAGTGTCGCTGAAAACAACTGCAGGCCCTGCTTTGGATCTTTGCAGCCCTGGGTCAGAGAGTAACCAAGCATTGGTCACACCCACCCCTACTCCAGTGGATGCAGAAAACAACCGTCATGGTGATCATGCCCCTCTTAAGATGAAAATCATGACCAGCAACATTGCTGCCGGTAAGAAGTTGTCATGTGTGCTCAACGCCTCTCTGTCATCTCACTCTGACACTTTGGAGGAAAGACAGGGTAACTCAAATTCATCCAACAAAACAGAGAATCATAGTGCTAGACTCAGCTCCTTTGTGAAAAGACACAATCCGATTAGTCACACACATCAAGCTAGGCCGAGAGAGATTCTAGGGCATGCCAAAGATAAACCAGCAAACCTGTTTTCAGTTCACATGACCATTCCTTCAGACTCTCCGCGGACCGCCAGGAAGACTATCAGGTCATCCTCTGATCATCGGATTAGGGACTCTGCTTGTAGGGAAATGGCTGACCCTGATCTTGGTCACTgtgacattgtttttattgacaaaCCAATTACAGAGTGTTTTAAGGAGCAGCAGTGCAGCATGCTCCCACGTCGCAATGCCAGAAAAAGCACCAGAGGACATACGTATTCAGATGAAATATGGGAGTTAAAAACGGTCCGTACATTGGCTGGGAGGGGCAACTGTCCAAATCCAATTCCAGAACTGATCACATTGGTCACCCCAAAACAAATACTTTCAAAGCCTGAAGGTGTACCACCTGTGGATATGCTTTTTGCTGGAGCATGCAGGGAGACAATGAATAAACAAATGTCCACACAAGAGTCGGATGAGAGTGCGATACCAGGAACAGGAGATGTGGTGGAGGTAGCAGCCAGTGAAATAGATGTTATAGTTGAAACAAGTCAGACAGATCCGTGTCAGAGCAAGGGGCAGTCTGCTCCTTCATCTCCAATAAGGTCCCCAACAGAAAACAACGAAACAGATATTAACACCACAGTAGAACAGAACACAACTGCAGATTTAGACAGAACAGGAAGTGAAGAAAGTGTTACACAGGCTCCATTTGAAGCAGAAAAAGATAACGAGCCTGAGCCTCAAGAAAACATACGGGAATGTACTGAGCAGATAGTCCCAGAAGCAGTAGTAGAACCATTAGAGGATACAACCCTAGAAGAAGATGAGCCCCAACTTTCATCAGATAAACTGCACAACAGTGAGCCTGTTCTTCAGCAAAATAGTGCCCCGTCACCAGTGGATCAAATTGAGGAAGAAATGGAGGAAAATAAAATGGAGGAAAGACCAGATGAGCAACGTCCGGAACttcaaacagagacacagatgCACTACGACAACTTTGAAGTGACAGAAAAGTTGAACACCACTGGTTCAGCAGAGGAGCCGAATGTAAAAGAGGCAGAAATTAAAAAACCTGAAGCAGTTGATGATGTTATGTTTTTAGAGACTGAAGGTGAAAATGATGATGACGTGTCCTCAAAGTCACTTGATGCGCTCTTGAAGGAATTACCCCCATGGCGTAGAAAAAGAGGTTCTGTAGTTTCGCTGCCAAAGCGGTTAAGAAAAACCGAAGGGGTGGTAGTGGGTTTTGTCAATGGTAGACCGATATCGGCCTCCGACAGAAGTCTGCGTCGTAGATCAAGGACCAGTACCACATCATCTAATAAAACCCCAGTGAAATCTAGTCAGAATGTCTCCAACAAGACTTCCGTTGACTCAACTATTGATTCAACTGTTGATAACAAGAAGTTGGAAAAACCTCTACCTGAAGCAGACATAGGTGTAAAATCAATTGAGACTACTGCTGGGATTCAGCAGGTGAAAGAACCAACCTCTGTCACACCGTCAAGCCCAACATCTCCCTCAAGTACCAAACAAatccagaaacaaaaaaaaggtcagaGAGATCAGGATAGTTTGCCTGTCCTCTCCCATCCGCGGCAACTTAGATCAGCCAGCCAGAGGCCAGCTGGAACTCCAGTATCACCACCCAAATCAAATGCTGTCCCTTCCATTTCCTCTCCAAAATCTACTGCATCCCGTGCTCTTTCATCTACAGAGCACCTCCCCCTTCCTCCTTCACTTCCTCCTACTTCTTCTCCTCCAATCAGGTCATCTTCCTCTGAAACCTCTGAACAGTCCCAACAGAACAAAGTACCAGAGACCACTGTAGAATTAAACATTGAAAACACTCAGCAATTAGGGACAACCTctgaagaaatacaaacaaacaaagtagAAAATAGATTGCAAGCCAAACAGAAACTACGGTCCACAAAGGCTGTAGTAGATGAAGGTAAGAATGAGAAACCGCAACTAAGCAGCAAGGGATCAAGTCCTGTTATGACTGAAATGCAAACACAGATTATGCCATTAAGAAGTAAGCGTGTTCTCCGAAAGGAGGCAGAAGTAAGTGACGTTTCTTTTCCGCAAAAGCCAAATGTAGCATCTTTAGAAGACAGGTCTGCAAGTGGAGATGATAGCTGTTCTTCCATATCAGGCAAACCCACAAGAATGCCATTAAGGAGTGAGAGCAGTAAGGCTGAAGTGTCCCACCAGTCTGTGACTCATTCATCATCAGTGGACACAAAGAAATTGGCTTTGAGGTCACAAAGATTGGTTGTACCCTCTACAAGCGCTCTAACTGGAGCTGGAAGACAGAGTGACATAGCTTCCCCAATCAGAATAAAGCCAGAAAAAATAACCAAAGCTCAGGTGAAGCCCCTTCCAGTCTCTGTGTTGCCCAACAGCTCATCCGTCCCTGTCATAACACCAAGGCCTGAACCCCCAAAACAAGCTAACAAATTCTTTGAGACTCTGACTGGAGAAGAAAACCAACACCTAATTACAAACCTGAACATTAAGTATGATAAAATGCAAAAAGGCTGGGTGCAAATGGACAAAGAGGGCCAGCCAGCaactaaatacaaaaacaaagcagacaggcaggcagctATATGGAAAAGTAAACGCAGGGCAAGAAAATCTAAGTCTTCAGAGCACCAGAAATACTCACCAGTCCAAATGCTCTTCATGAAAGGTTTTAATCTCACTAGTATTTGTCGTTGGTTCCTTGAAACAACCGAAACAAAGTCCCTTGTCATTGTCAAGAAGGTGAATACACGTCTTCCGTCAGAAACTCAGCTGTGCTTTCACAGCTCATCTAGTGCTTCAGGGACTTCTCAGGGGGTATTTCCAAGCCTACAGGCAGAACGcttaaagaaacatttgaaaaagtttGCCATCGCCTCTCCTGTAAAGAGCAACCCTAAGAGTCAGAAACTGATTGCTAAAGCACTGGAGCAGGAGGCAAATGCAGTCAAAGGGAAGGAGAAAAGAGACCCTCCCAGTACTACTCAGACTTTGACTAAATCACACTCCTCTGCCAAAGCCCATGGAGAGATAAACGAATCCCAGAAATCCTCTGGTAAATCAAAGAATCCAGCTAGTGCAAGGATCTTGAGGAAATACTCTAACATCCGAGAGAAGATGCAGGTTCAGCAAACCAATGTTAGACTCAAAGAGGCCTCAAAAACGTTAAAACCCAACATGAATAGACTAGCCACCAAAAAATCCGCTGCCAAGTCCATTATGAAACCATCTCTGAAGACACAGAAATCACCCTCACCTGTCGGTAAACAAATGAAAGCACTTGCAGCAAaaatagaaagaagaaaaacattggctgggaaaaaaactacaaagtatCCAGTTCAACAGAGGGCAGTTAAGGCTCAGAGCAGTAGTAGAGCTTCAAGAGATGCAACTAAAAAAGACTTGCCCAAGAGGTGTTCTCAACGACTAGGGTCTCctaaaatatctgaaaataaCCCTGTCGATACATCTAAAAGCAAGGTCGACAATAAAAAACTAATTGAAGCAGAGAAAGCAGAGGTAGAAAAACCCACTTTGTATAAAGGGAGTGCTGCAGATATCCAAACAAAGGAATCATCACAGAGTAATTTTGCTGAAATTAAAGCAACAGAGTTTGCTGTTGGCACCCCGCAGCAGAGCATGGATGTCAAGGCACCGACTTCACCTGACCAGGTACTCACTAGATCCCAGAGAAAAATGGAGGCGGCAGTCCTTTCGAGTGGGAGCCCCAGTAATGCCTCAAAGAAAGCAACAAAGTCCCcgaaaacacaaaatgcatctCCTAAACCAGTCAGAAAAGCTGAGGGAGCCACAATGACAAGAAGAGGGGCTTTGAAGTCCCCCGCAGACAACAGAAGGCAGGCGGCCTTGTTGCCACGGAGTGGGACAAAATCGGCAACTAAGAGAGCTCAGGAGCTCTTAGAGACCCCAGCTAAGCGCACCAGGACATCATTCTTGAAATGA